The DNA window TACATTGGCTTACTTGGCTAGTTCAGTAGTCAGTGATGAAGGTCTCAACAATATgtggtactccctctgtcctaaaataacaTCATCTttctaattcaaaatttgaacgAGAAAGATGAActtgggacggaggaagtattttGCATTAGTTGGAACTTCCAGAAAATTTCTCGCTGAATACAGAATAACCAAACCTTTACTTTCCTGGAAGGTGCTCCGCCTGCAAGAATGCTTAAGCAAATACCAGAGAACTGATGTTGGGAGCACTCCTCAGGTCTGCACAACACTGGTTGATTATTTTGCATGAATTAACTGACACTTCATAGGTTCAAAATTGGAGAGCGAATCTCTGTATTTGTTATGTGACTTCGTGGAACGATGGACTGCCATCAAATTACCCCCTCTTAATTCTGCAGGCCGATCTTGCCCATCTATTAGCATCACGTGATCAAGAACTGCGAGCACTCTCCGCCGAGGTAATTAAACCTATATTTTAGTGTTGTAATGCCTCTGATTACAAAACACAATTAATTTGCATACACTTCAGGCCTGCCTTGCGATTTTGACTGTGTTGTTAAGCTAGGCTGGTGTCCaaaatctctcctctctctggCCCACTTTTTATGAACTCGTGCAAAAACTATTACTGTAGATGTTCATAGTATGGGAACTTTTGAAATTGTAACTCGACTTTGTAGCTGTAAATTATAATTTGAGAGCCATCTGTTTAGGTTGTTCATCTTTAGCGCCATAACTCAAGCTGtaaagtttttattaatttttttatcttgaaataataCCATACTTATTGAattcatagatgaatcaaGTGCATTCAGAGCTTCAACTTGCACGTGGTCTGATTGATGAAAAGGATTCAGAAATCCAGCGCATTCGTGTGAGCAACAATCAGGTATTTTCACAAATAACAATCAAGGGATGTAGCTTAGCACGTGGATCAAGTCTTTTTTGCTTATGTCTTCTTCCAAGCTGTTCCTGCTTGATTTATGATTACAAACATGCTGGATGCAGTATATTGAAGAAAATGATAGACTCAGAGCTATTCTTGGAGAATGGAGCGCTCGAGCAGCAAAGGTACAGGCTAATGTTCTGTTGTGTGTTGACTTGTAGCATTATTTCATTGTTTTGCATTTGCTCAACAGCTTGAAAGAGCACTGGAGGCAGAGCGAATATCAAGCATCGAATTACGAAAGAACAATGCAAAATTACGAGGGCAGACTTACAAGGAGCAGAACACCTGATTTCCCTTGTTTTCAGGATATATTCATCTATTGTCATGAATGAGCAGGTTTATCAACTCTTCGACTGCTAAAGGTGCTACCTGTTACATCCTTCAATTCCGAACCTAAGAAGACAACAAAGTCCGGTTTCGCTAACAAAACAAGGTACAAGACCAGCGTAATCCGAGATGCATCAAGCAAAGGAAAATGCCGACTGCACCTCTCCTGTGAATGTACAGTTTGATGTTTGTAAATGTTGCAAGGGAGCATAGTGCAGCACTTGTTTTGTGTGCTTCTAGCTGATGCTTCTACAGTGACATCTTATCATGGAAAGAGTTTCGCACCACTTGCGAAATGAAAATTGACCCATTGCATTTGTGCTTAAGCCCACCCCCACCCTCCAAAAAAGGTATCAGACGGCAGACTTTGAGACAATCACTAAAAAATTCTCATGAGTTAAGTGTTTACTCCGATGAGAGACATGGGCAATGATATCTTTTTATCTCCTGGGTATTGTATTTGGCTGgttatccattttttttaaaaaaaatgcgtGATATGCGAGATCGTACGGCAATCAGAAATGCTTTGCTCTCAGATCTAGTACTGCATACGTACCCttatattttcactttttattatgcttataagaccaaatttgaattcttaattttaaatttaaaatcgattttaaattttttttatttattagtttttcaccttttgcttttagattactaaggacacgtatataaaagttttatttataaattattttttgtttgtaaatatgttgtttgacttaaaaaaacaaacaatgacCCGAGCTTTATATTACATATTCATCGGAGATTGCACTGAAAAGTGGAGTTTGCaaaatagtactccctcctatCTTTAATATTTGACGTTAGGAAAAGTTAGTTTATTTCATTGTCCAAAACTTCATGTATTAgtaaccggagggagtattgcAATCTGAGATTCTTTATTCTTAGATTCAGTATGCCTTTTTTTCACTTACACTTTAGTACCTTTATAGTATTACATATGTATATTTCTTTTAGTTGTATTGCATGTGTATCGGAGATTGTGCGCCTCATGACCAGCACCCAATGTGCAAAGGTAGCGAATAAATTGGTCGAGTttttctccctccttttcctatCGGACAACTGGTTGGAGGAGAAAGTTAACACCGATAAGTTCATACAGCAACCAAGGAATGTTCCTGATAATAATTTGGTTAAAATTCTATCCCCGCCATTTGGCTCATTATTTATCTACTTGCAAGTTGTAAGGTGGAATATCACATGCCATTAGGCCCCATTTTTTACTTCTACTGACACTGCCATGCATGATGCTGCCTTCTTTGATCTCCACAAAGAAACTTGTGGGGGCCTTTGGTTGTTGAAAATGCAACAACAAACGATCCTGAACTAGACCAGGTGcttcaaataaattaatacccGCGAGAAATTAAAAACACGACGAAACCTGGCTATGgtttataatggcatattcTTTTGGTACGTATTATGTATTACTACATACATATTCTTCTAACTCCTAAACTATATATCATCCCCATCTTtctgcttctgtttatacttataagccaaattttaaatttttcaactttaaatttagagttgattttgaggttttttattgaaatttatttttttgtcttgacttttagattaataagaacatgtatataaatgttgttattcacaaattattttcgtttgtaaatatggcGTTTGTTTCTCCATAAAAAggaccaaacaatcacccccataTGTTCATAAACTGAGTTTTATCGCTCACAAGTCTAAAATATACATGTGTTATCATTTGCCTTTTcaggaaaaagtcaaataacatatttttttaaaaaaaatatgaatacatttatatatattttttcttagagatctaaaagtaagtgtaaaaaaataaactatgataaaaatagcccaaaattaactatatatttaaagttaaaaaaataaaatttgacttatgaGCGTAATCATAAGAGAAACGTGTGCCTGATATCCCATAGATTAATCAAATGGATCTATATAAGAATATCAGTTAAGGGTACGTTTGAAGTGCACTGTACACACCTTTAGTTTAGTTTCACAAGTTTTACCGatcctgaaaatttttcattcttatcgtgaaaaaaaaccaaatgacatatttgcaaaacaaaaataattttgagtaaaacttttatatacatattcttagcaatttaaaaaaaatattgaaaaataaactacgagaAACCTTATAATCTAATCCAAatctaagattgaaaattaaaattttggcttataaacaaaaggaaaaaagatgagaatATTTATAGTTCTCTATTATCACTTCCATTTCATAACATAAGCTTTTCTAATATTACCTACACATGAGCTGCACTCACGTGGATGTTAATGactttttatttcatattttttaagatactaataaatctagatatatatataaacaacatatattaattattagataaATCTACACGTACAGCTACCTCAAAAGTCCAataaatggagagagtatggAATTCTGAAGTTGCCTTTTCAAACTCGCGGTAGCATTGACCTCATTTGCACCGTCCGACGGGATCTACCGGCTGACCATCCATCCTTCCGGGGGAAAAAAAGCGCGTTGGGTTCCAACCGTACGAACCACGAAACATTTCTCTTTCCCGGCCACCTTCCTCTCGCGTTCCCTTTGCTTCCTCGAGTCGAAgcccccctccctccgcccgctgCGCCGACGActccggccgccaccgccgaccgCAAGCGGCGGCAGCCTCGCGTACCGGATCTTccaccacccacccacccGCCCGCCCGAACCCGCGAACCCGGGCGGAGCGCACCCCCGCTTGGAATTCCTTCCTTCCGGTGCGCGCGCATTAAAGCGGCaagccacctccctcctcctcctcctcgctcaCCGCACGGCACACGCGCCCAGGAATTGCGATTTCAGATCTCGCCTCCCTCGCGGCCCGCCAGATCTCGCCCTCCGGTGAGGTGCGTATCCCGTGATCGCTCTGCCGAGTTTCGAAATGtcgcggctgcggctgcggctaaCCAGCACCGGATCTGTTGGTTGCCCTGCGGGTTTGGGGCTTTGTTTTGTTGCGCAATGTTGCGAGTGTGAGAGTACTCGTAGAAACTGATTTTTGCGATGGTTTTGCAGCCATGGGTTCGGTTGTGGAAGCTCCAACAGTTGTGGCTGGGCAGGAGGTACGCATAATGCTCTTGCTGTGCTAATTTAGTAACTTTTCCCTACTATTTTTGTTGGTTGAACTTAACGACTGTTAGATAGTTTCCCAGATTAATTGAGTAcgttttagtataaaaatgtTACGTGGTATTTGAGAATGTGTAACATGTTTTCCATAAGGCATAAGAGCACGTACTAAAGCGATTATTAGCTGACTTTCGTCATCGCcacacaaacaaatatatgataacAGTCGACtcttactatttatttattgagagAAATTTAGTTGTACGGGGacggataaaaaagaaaggatgatattaaaaaaatattttgttgtattctACGTTTGTACATGTCGTTATAAGATGACTTCTTGTTACTGATGTGGATCAGAGAAGAGTCGATCTTAGGTTTTACCATTTGAACATGCCTTAAGAGGTTATATCATTAGATGGGCTTTTAGTTTCACTACTGTCAGTTTCTGGAGCCTGATATCTTGCTTCTTTTTGTCTATAAATTTCGAaaccatttatttatgctaaaATGCTTCGATGTCTTTCTGTTGCGTATGATTCATTTAATCTTCGTGATTATTGTTATAATTATTACTCCTACCAATATAAATTTGACTCCTTCCGTCACAACTCACAACCTACAACTCATGTATTTGTTCATTTAGTTTACATCTTTGCCTCGTGCTTGTCTTATGGGTAAATTTGCCCTTCATGCAGGAGGTCACTGACAACATGTTGGGTGACAAGAAAGTTACAGTTGTATTTGTTCTAGGTAATTTCTTAACTTTGACTTTATGTTTGATTATGCTGTAAGTCTCATGTGACAGGAAAATGATCTTATAGGTAGCTTTAGATATGCAATGaattcatatgaaaatttgaGTATTTAAATAGATGTTTTTGCTTCTGTTTGTAACCAAGAATTTACACAGGTGGTCCTGGAAGTGGAAAGGGTACACAGTGTGCCAACATTGTTGAACACTTTGGATTCACCCATCTTAGTGCTGGAGACCTTCTGCGTGCAGAGATCAAATCTGGCTCTGAAAATGggtatataagttttattccaTAAGAAACTCGattgtttccttttcctttggAACAAGtatttccaaaatttaatttggttgTGTTTCCTTCTTTGTTCAACGTCTATCTGTTACTAAGTATTTGTGATTACACTTCCATGTGTTACAGAACTATGATCGAGAACATGATAAAGGAGGGAAAGATAGTTCCATCAGAGGTGACTATAAAACTTTTGCAGGAAGCCATGATTAGAAGTGGAAATGATAAGTTCCTTATCGATGGATTCCCACGGAATGAAGAGAATCGTGCTGCATTTGAGAACGTTGTAAGCACATTTTCTCCTTGCACTTCAAATTCTCTACTCTTTAGTAGGTGAACAGTCATGACTCATTACTAGAGTGTTTCCATCAGGGGCCATTAGCGACTTGTGTACTCACACACAATGACCATAATCTAATAGTGTTGATATGTCAATTGTTTCAGACAAAAATATCTCCTGCATTTGTGCTATTCTTCGATTGTTCTGAGGAAGAGATGGAAAGACGTCTTTTGGGACGCAATCAGGTTTTCTTCATCACTTAAGTGTATTCTACATGCCATTTGAAGCCTTGCCACCTTATTGCCACATGAATAACATGTTCCTTGCTTTCaacttctttcttttctaggGAAGAGTTGACGATAACATTGAGACCATCAGGAAAAGGTTCAAAGTTTTTGTTGAATCCAGTTTGCCAGTCATTGAGTACTATAATGCAAAGGACAAGGTTAAAAAGGTACTAGTGCTTTTGATGATGCAAAACAACAAAGTATGGATAGCAATAGGGTATTATATGCTATACATATGAAGTGGAAATACTAGGAGTATAATAATATGAAAGACTATTCTACCAAGACATTAATGTTTCCCATGATCATTATGAGTTTCAGACCATAGTTTTCTTTGTGCACTTACATAAATTACAGCCTACTTTTATCTTCGAATGGCTTTTGACACCTATTGAAAATCTTGCTATCTGAACAGATTGATGCTGCAAAACCAATTTCTGAGGTGTTTGAAGATGTCAAAGTCATTTTTGCTCCATATGCGCCAAATGTATGTTTCCACTTTTCTGGTTTGGCCTTATGTTTCTTTTGTGTGTATCACATAGTCAATTAATCATTTGCATTTTGCATCTCACATTATGGCCTTATCTATCAGGCCGCTTAGAGCAACAGAAAGGACCATAAAGGTGATTCGTGCTAGAACTTCAAAGAAGGTATATCTTTTCTCTATGCACCTCTATGTCAGTTAGAATACCTGATTAAAGAATGCGCGAAATAAAGTAATGAGAAGTACAAACCATGCCTGTTAGACCCTATGTCGATTCTTTTCCTAGTGCTTTTggtcaaaataataaatttgtggATTGCTTGCCcttaggtcttgtttagtttccaaaaaattttctcaaaaacatcacatcgaatctttggatatctaaatgaagcattaaacatagatgaacaaaaaaactaattgcacagttacgagagaaatcgtgagacgaattttttgagactaattagtccatgattagccataagtactatagtaaccaatatgtgctaatagcggcataattaggctcaaaagatccgtccaacggtttccagacgagctgtgaaattcgttttttcattcgtctctaaaaacccctttcggcatctggtcaaacgtccAATGTGACATttctaccaaaaatttttgccatctaaacacccccttaatcAATTGATAAAACTTAGAGTCAGAGACGTTCAAACGAACCCTTGCATTACCTTTGCAGTCAGAATATGTCAATGTGACTGTGAGGCCGTCATTAAAAGATGTAATAGAGAACTTCTGCTGGCTTCACCAATGAACGAGCTCTTGTGCTATGCAAATTCTTCACCGCATTCAATATTCCCCTGCTCTGTTGTTACTTGCACCatgtattttatctttttctggCTTTGCGCAGGTGTGACTACAGATCTGTGATTATGAAACCGTTAATACAGAAGAGTTTTGGCTCATCCGATCTACCTGCATACCCGTAGACAATTTGATTTGTTACCTGCAATAATTAGTTTTGATCCCCATTTTCTGCTAGAGTAACTTCCACCAGCTTTGGTGTATCCTATGTAATGCTGTACTTGTACCAATGTATCATTTACTGCATGGACAATCAAACCTTGTCCTCCCACCAGTTTCCGGTGGTATATATTAAAGAAAGCAAAACTTGTATCCTTTTTTGGACGTTTTTATTAACACAATGCTCACGAACGAATGATGATCATTCAATTTGTTCTAACAAACCTTTGCAGACTATGCTAACTTGATTGCAAGCACATTGTAGTATGAATATGATAGCAGCAATATTTCcttgtttgaaattttggtggtataagatttttctttactattctgtttgatcagtttgATGAGTAAGATTTTTTCTGTTCGGTGTATGCCATGTAACTGTTCTCCCCTTTTTTTCTGAGGTCAAcgtaaattaacttattttttcaCCTCATAATCAGTTGCGGCATACCAAAAGAAAATGACTCCTTTATTGTCCTTTTATGGTGCCCATTGCACCATCCCGCTATTTGGAGTTTTTAGGCCAGGTTCAATGAATATAGTTCTTTGGTACGAGACGAAGCAAATCATGTCTTCTACCTCTTGGGCCCCTCTACAGCGATTCATCTGAAATTAGATATGCATCGAGTGAACGAAACCTGCAACTGCATGTCACATTGGCTTGATTAATAGTAAGGCTTGAAGCATTCATGTTGATATGTGAACAGCCCAAGAGAAGGAAATGGGCAGCGGTGCCAATTTGCCGAACACTAAGGCCAATGCAACCACTGTTCTTTTATGTGTATTCTTTATTTTgcttgaaagaaagaaaaaaatcctagcGACGACAGTTTCATGTCCAGGGAGACAGGGAAGAATAAAGCAATGAAGCGTCCCATTGTGCAttccctttctttctcttctcatACGTGGCCCTGGATACGTCACAATCATAGGCTTCAACGAGATTATGGTAAGCATGTGGCACTGCGACATGGTAGGCAAGCAATCCATGTGAGCGGCAATGAACCACGAGATGTCATACTCCAATCACACCGCTAGCCAGGCCAGGCCAGCATTACCGGCACACCGGCCGTCCTGATTCCGCCGGCGTCCACCCTTCCTACCTACCGGCTACCGGCGCTGTCTCGCCGTCCGGCCAAGGCGCCAAGAACGCCAAGGCCACGAGATTACAGGGTTCCATCGGTTGGCCGGTTACTCATGTACGCCACAAAATATGGCTAAAACATTTATCTTTGTACGGTTATTGATGTATGCCACAAAATATGGTTAAAAGtttcatacatacatacatacatacatatatatatatatatatccttagTGACTTCGTCAATATTAAAAAGAAGAGCAATTTTAAATACATCTTGATACCTAGATATCAgtaggtatcaaattttatattaaaattttggtatcttttgGTACCTACCtaaggactataaaattgttctaaaaagaaatcttgatgagaaaaactctaaagcaattttaaaaataaatttgagaatttaaattttgacagtACATACGTTGCAAAAGATGGGGCCCATAGTCTCCTCCAGTCCATATTTCAGCATGAAAATTCACATGATCATCAGAGGTTGCGTGCATTTTCATCTTCTTGAGTTGGTTGCTACGAGGTCCCAGTTTGCATCCAGTGGTCACACTGTACTCTACTGTACGTTGGGCACGCGACATCAGAAAGTCGGAACAGTATGAGTCGAATCATGGATTCATGGATTACCCCACAAGCCCGTCCAACGTGCATGCCACCAACAAGAAGAAACCTAATTAGTGCAGTTCTAGATTTGCCAGACAAGGGCCCTTTCAGCATCTTGTTCCTAATCTCTGCATCAGACATTCACATCTTTATATCGTAATCAGACGGTTCAGATGGGATTGCAATTACCAGTTTAGTTATTTTGCATGGATACTCATGTCTATGCTTCATTTAGTTGATATTATAAGTTACGTTGGTTTTATCACAAGttaattcagaaaaaaacaagcaagtttataaaaaaataataacattctcaatacaaaattaacatactataaaaatatatttaataatggatttaataaaactaatttaatatagatgttaatatatttttatactccTGTAAAAAGAAGCTGTGATGGTGGTGGGTgaataaaagttctattttttcgcttctgtttatacttatgaatcaaaattcgaatttttaactataaattggagtagatttttgaaactttttttatcatagtttatttttcagcctttacttttagatcactaaaaacacatatataaaattttcttacgaattatttttcattcgcAAATAAGTCATCCACGTACCCACCATCAactcctatttttttaaaaaaaaataaccatgGAACCCAAATGTTAACCATCCCACTGAttatctacttttttaaaaagaaagaaagatgtGAAATGAAACTAATAAACTAATAGACTGATTATGTAGAAAATAATGCAAATACCATGTTAATGATAGTTTCCAAATCCGGTTGCACTGTTACAATTTGTATACAGCTGGTTAAACTTAAGATTTAGGacaaacttttataatatatgaatatgagGGAATAGTTGGTCGTGTTGACAAAGAATTCTCCGACCAGGCCACCATTAACAGTTTGACACAGTTATAATCATTCTTCATGTTGGGTTTGACTGGAAGCGTGAAGCATGGTTAAGCCGCGAAAATGCGGATGGATCGTACATAGTGCGTAGAAAATAGTGAGGATGAAGAAAAATCAGAGtttggccgccggcggccgtgcGCTCTCGTCAACGTACCGTCcgtggtcggcggcgagcaTCCGCACGATTCTCGGAATCTGTCGAACCAACGGCCGGTAGAGCTCCACGTCCGACCAAAGCAGCATATTCCATGGTTCCCCCGGTTGAAGATTCCCTGCTCAAATCACAACTCGGCCTATTTGCACAACACATTTGCATTTCTTTTGAACACGTCGTTGTCTTTTCCCTTTTCACATATGTTCTTGTCAAATCTGATGAACGCAAACACATGCTtgtccgtttcaaaatataaatagttttatagaaattaaaaaaaatacatgataacttgttaagaataaataaataaattaaataagtaaTGTTGGTGTTTGGTTGGGAATATGGTAAAATAGCTTTATATTAATACAGCAACTCATTTGTGAACAACGGAGTACCGATAATATAGCAACAGTAGATGCAAACAATGCACACAACATTCTAACATATAAAGATTTTGTGTTTATTATCCGTAATGCTCATCTTAACTGGGTTTATAATTCGTCAAGGTCTGAGGACTTTGGATGAAAAAGGCGTCCAAAATTACCCAGCCTTTCCGCCGGGGAGCCATAAATCGGCGCACGTGTTGCTCGCCTCGCACCGTCGCACGG is part of the Oryza brachyantha chromosome 2, ObraRS2, whole genome shotgun sequence genome and encodes:
- the LOC102709434 gene encoding UMP-CMP kinase 4, which encodes MGSVVEAPTVVAGQEEVTDNMLGDKKVTVVFVLGGPGSGKGTQCANIVEHFGFTHLSAGDLLRAEIKSGSENGTMIENMIKEGKIVPSEVTIKLLQEAMIRSGNDKFLIDGFPRNEENRAAFENVTKISPAFVLFFDCSEEEMERRLLGRNQGRVDDNIETIRKRFKVFVESSLPVIEYYNAKDKVKKIDAAKPISEVFEDVKVIFAPYAPNAA